One Gemmatimonadaceae bacterium DNA segment encodes these proteins:
- the gyrA gene encoding DNA gyrase subunit A encodes MTAPHQRERIVPRLIDEEIKESFINYSMSVIVARALPDVRDGLKPVHRRVLYAMNELGLTPGRPFKKAATVVGDVLGKYHPHGDSSVYDALVRMVQEFSLRYPLVDGQGNFGSIEGDPAAAYRYTEARLTQIAVDMLADIDKNTVDFAPNFDDRLQEPKVLPATFPNLLVNGSSGIAVGMATNIPPHNLGEIVKATIALIDNPELDASELRKFVKGPDFPTGGFIYGRAGIKDYQETGRGKIVMRARAMIEEKESTGRSQIVITEVPYQVNPVKIIDDIVDLVKEKKLEGISDLRNESDKDGMRIVVELKRDAIPRVVLNQLYKHTQMQSSFGVIMLALVPDPHTRQLVPKVMPLRDVLGHYIAHRHEVIVRRTQYDLDKALEREHILEGLKIAVDNIDEVIKIIRAAEDTPSASAELQSRFRLSERQAEAILNMRLAKLTGLEIEKLEEELAEVRGMIAELRLLLGSKERRMALMKSELTQVVEKYGDKRRTEITSDEGEFTIEDLIAEEDMVVTVSHSGYIKRTSISTYRKQRRGGTGSSGAELREGDFIERLYVGSTHDYILIFTDDGRCYWLKVYEIPQAGRATKGKPIVNLINTTPDTKIQSMVFVREFTADQFLLFCTKNGTVKKTSLSEYSNPRSTGIKAIKIEDGDELIDVQITHGTNDIVLATRHGLSVRFHESDVREMGRDTTGVKGVELRPDDRVVGMVVIKREATLMVVTSKGLGKCSHIDEYRVQKRGGKGILTLNRTEKTGDVVALMEVLAEDEVMIITRTGMIIRSPVSQVRVAGRNTQGVKLVNLDGSDQVVAVARVIPDDKDETGENGDAGAPAPADANELQLESEDE; translated from the coding sequence ATGACTGCGCCCCACCAACGCGAGCGGATCGTCCCCCGGCTCATCGACGAAGAGATCAAGGAATCGTTCATCAACTACTCGATGAGCGTCATCGTTGCGCGTGCACTTCCCGACGTGCGCGACGGTCTCAAGCCGGTGCACCGGCGCGTGCTCTACGCGATGAACGAGCTGGGGCTCACCCCCGGGCGCCCGTTCAAGAAGGCGGCGACCGTCGTCGGTGACGTGTTAGGCAAGTACCATCCCCACGGCGACTCCTCGGTCTACGATGCGCTCGTGCGCATGGTGCAGGAGTTCTCGCTCCGCTATCCGTTGGTGGACGGCCAGGGAAACTTCGGGTCGATCGAGGGAGACCCGGCGGCCGCCTATCGGTACACCGAGGCGCGCCTCACGCAGATCGCCGTCGACATGCTGGCCGACATCGACAAGAACACCGTCGATTTCGCGCCCAACTTCGATGATCGCCTGCAGGAGCCCAAGGTCCTCCCCGCGACCTTTCCCAACCTCCTCGTCAACGGCTCGTCAGGCATCGCCGTCGGGATGGCGACCAACATCCCGCCGCACAATCTGGGCGAGATCGTGAAGGCCACCATCGCGCTCATCGACAACCCGGAGCTCGACGCGTCGGAGCTGCGGAAGTTCGTGAAGGGGCCCGACTTTCCCACCGGGGGCTTCATCTACGGGCGCGCCGGCATCAAGGACTACCAGGAGACCGGGCGCGGCAAGATCGTCATGCGTGCCCGCGCGATGATCGAGGAGAAGGAATCGACCGGTCGCTCGCAGATCGTCATCACCGAGGTGCCGTACCAGGTCAACCCGGTGAAGATCATCGACGACATCGTCGACCTGGTGAAGGAGAAGAAGCTCGAGGGGATCAGCGATCTCCGCAACGAATCCGACAAGGACGGGATGCGCATCGTGGTCGAGCTCAAGCGCGATGCCATTCCGCGCGTGGTGCTCAACCAGTTGTACAAGCACACGCAGATGCAGTCGTCGTTTGGCGTCATCATGCTGGCGCTCGTCCCCGACCCGCACACTCGGCAGCTGGTGCCGAAGGTCATGCCGCTCAGGGACGTGCTGGGGCACTACATCGCCCACCGGCACGAGGTCATTGTCCGGCGCACGCAGTACGACCTCGACAAGGCGCTCGAGCGGGAGCACATCCTCGAGGGGTTGAAGATCGCCGTCGACAACATCGACGAGGTCATCAAGATCATTCGCGCGGCCGAGGATACGCCGTCGGCAAGCGCCGAGCTGCAATCGCGCTTCAGGCTCTCCGAGCGGCAGGCCGAGGCGATCCTCAACATGCGCCTCGCGAAGCTCACCGGCCTCGAGATCGAGAAGCTGGAGGAGGAGCTGGCCGAGGTGCGCGGGATGATTGCGGAGCTGCGCCTCCTGCTCGGCTCCAAGGAGCGTCGCATGGCGCTCATGAAGTCGGAGCTCACGCAGGTCGTGGAGAAGTACGGCGACAAACGTCGCACGGAGATCACCAGCGACGAAGGCGAGTTCACCATCGAGGACCTGATCGCCGAGGAGGACATGGTCGTGACCGTGTCGCACTCGGGATACATCAAGCGCACCTCGATCTCGACATATCGCAAGCAGCGCCGCGGCGGCACCGGCTCGTCGGGCGCGGAACTGCGCGAGGGTGACTTCATCGAGCGCCTGTATGTCGGCTCCACGCACGACTACATCCTGATCTTCACCGACGACGGGCGTTGCTACTGGCTCAAGGTTTACGAGATCCCGCAGGCCGGGCGCGCGACGAAGGGGAAGCCCATCGTCAACCTGATCAACACGACTCCCGACACGAAGATCCAGTCGATGGTCTTCGTGCGCGAGTTCACGGCTGACCAGTTCCTCCTCTTCTGCACCAAGAACGGGACGGTGAAGAAGACGTCGCTGAGCGAGTACTCCAACCCGCGCTCGACCGGGATCAAGGCGATCAAGATCGAGGACGGCGACGAACTGATCGACGTGCAGATCACGCACGGGACAAACGACATCGTGCTGGCCACCAGGCACGGGCTTTCGGTCCGATTCCATGAGAGCGACGTGCGCGAGATGGGGCGCGACACGACCGGCGTGAAGGGGGTCGAGCTGCGGCCGGACGATCGCGTCGTCGGCATGGTGGTCATCAAGCGCGAGGCCACGCTGATGGTCGTGACGAGCAAGGGGCTCGGGAAGTGCTCGCACATCGACGAGTACCGCGTGCAGAAGCGCGGTGGCAAGGGGATCCTGACGCTCAACCGCACCGAGAAGACCGGTGACGTCGTTGCGCTGATGGAAGTGCTGGCGGAGGACGAGGTGATGATCATCACCCGCACCGGGATGATCATTCGATCCCCCGTCTCGCAGGTGCGCGTCGCCGGGCGCAACACGCAGGGGGTCAAGCTGGTCAACCTCGACGGCAGCGACCAGGTCGTGGCGGTGGCGCGCGTGATTCCGGACGACAAGGATGAGACCGGGGAGAATGGTGACGCGGGGGCGCCGGCTCCGGCGGATGCGAACGAGTTGCAGCTGGAGAGCGAGGACGAGTAG
- a CDS encoding histidinol-phosphate aminotransferase family protein produces the protein MTRSRRSFLSSIGAAGAGALAFPLTLPAASHATPALQWLTARGTEGRHGEPNALGARHSSDSAADLILLNSNENPYGPSSNAIDAVMRMFGVAARYPDTPEDEMREAIAAHHQVKAESVILGCGSTEILAFITQALTSKTQRLLTVAPTFETPRDVAVRNGTPFEELVVDGSLRINLPAMVDRCRDAGLIFICNPNNPTGTMHGIADLLRFVGQVNARSPESTVLVDEAYFEYVDDPAYGSAIPEAVRNPRLLVSRTFSKVYGMAGIRAGYAIGHPETIRRLQPWRTPSGISAFAAAAAMASLEALDHVERQRVLNTQVRTFSMNAMRELGFTVVPSHANFFLTDIRRDPMAFRAAMRARGVAVGRAFPPLTTYTRLSVGTMEEMQKAMAIAAEVLRG, from the coding sequence ATGACTCGTTCACGCCGCTCCTTCCTCTCCTCGATCGGCGCCGCTGGCGCCGGCGCGCTCGCCTTTCCGCTCACGCTCCCCGCCGCATCGCACGCCACACCGGCGCTGCAATGGCTCACCGCGCGCGGGACCGAAGGGCGCCATGGCGAGCCGAACGCGTTGGGCGCACGGCACTCGAGTGACAGTGCCGCTGACCTCATCCTGCTCAACTCGAATGAGAACCCGTATGGCCCCTCGTCAAACGCAATCGACGCGGTGATGCGGATGTTCGGTGTCGCCGCGCGCTATCCCGACACCCCTGAAGACGAAATGCGCGAGGCGATCGCCGCGCACCACCAAGTCAAGGCAGAGTCGGTGATCCTGGGATGCGGTTCTACCGAGATCCTCGCCTTCATCACACAAGCGCTCACCTCGAAGACTCAGCGACTGTTGACGGTGGCGCCAACCTTCGAGACGCCGCGCGACGTCGCCGTGCGCAACGGGACACCGTTCGAGGAACTCGTGGTCGACGGATCGCTGCGCATCAACCTGCCGGCGATGGTGGACCGGTGCCGCGACGCCGGGCTGATCTTCATCTGCAACCCGAACAATCCGACGGGGACGATGCACGGGATCGCCGACCTCCTGCGCTTCGTGGGACAGGTCAATGCACGCTCACCCGAGTCGACGGTGCTGGTCGACGAGGCGTACTTCGAGTATGTGGACGACCCGGCGTACGGCTCGGCGATCCCCGAGGCGGTGCGGAACCCGCGCCTCCTCGTCAGCCGCACCTTCTCCAAGGTGTACGGGATGGCCGGGATCCGCGCCGGTTACGCCATCGGGCACCCGGAGACGATCCGCCGGCTGCAACCCTGGCGCACGCCAAGCGGGATCAGCGCCTTTGCCGCAGCCGCGGCGATGGCATCGCTCGAGGCACTGGACCACGTGGAGCGCCAGCGTGTGCTCAACACGCAGGTGCGCACCTTCTCGATGAATGCGATGCGGGAGCTTGGCTTCACCGTGGTCCCCTCGCACGCCAACTTCTTCCTCACCGACATCCGGCGCGACCCGATGGCGTTCCGGGCGGCGATGCGCGCGCGCGGCGTTGCGGTGGGGAGAGCCTTCCCGCCGCTCACGACGTACACGCGCCTGTCCGTGGGGACGATGGAAGAGATGCAGAAGGCGATGGCGATCGCCGCCGAGGTGCTCAGGGGGTGA